The following coding sequences are from one Osmia bicornis bicornis chromosome 2, iOsmBic2.1, whole genome shotgun sequence window:
- the LOC114871469 gene encoding transcriptional adapter 2-alpha-like isoform X1 → MANPNLTDMTEEDAADLQFPKDCSSSRTEKIEHDVELEVSVVKDEIITSDPTCRVCTSALTEPYIRCALCNNMELCPSCFSNGSEIGNHRNDHDYIIIKNEFPLIDESGWTAKQELEFLDVLQECGFGNWVDMAKRMQGKSADECKNHYLQHYIDNQTLPGLPKIEETRASLFGCEPVPYLYKLQDLEEPPRFAPNTLNCKLLAGYNPARSDFEVNFDNHAELLISDLNYDEFDTADSNYELGKELQIAIVQAYNNRLKERMRRRKIIRDHGLIAFRRTISWLQRYECTITRTLAERLLIFMQLFGGIEFDYFMEGLHRAGELKNYLNKLFDFRSNGLRHFHSVPMFQKLNKLRQENEKERKQYLSNPEYSWKTILPGCNINFNSTIPSSISQRKTAPPLVIKGLPGYEKLSPAEKELCSATRIVPANYLDFKQILIAENKKSGCLRLAQARVLLKIDVNKTRKIYDFLTEKGYINKPNQ, encoded by the exons ATGGCTAATCCGAATTTGACAGATATGACAGAGGAGGATGCAGCTGATCTACAGTTTCCAAAAG ACTGCTCGTCGAGTAGAACAGAAAAGATCGAGCATGACGTAGAACTCGAGGTGTCAGTCGTGAAGGATGAAATCATTACTTCAGACCCAACATGTCGCGTATGCACATCTGCTTTGACAGAGCCGTATATTCGTTGTGCTTTGTGTAATAACATGGAATTGTGCCCCTCTTGTTTCTCCAACGGATCAGAAATTGGCAATCACAGAAACGATCATGACTATATTATCATAAAGAATGAGTTTCCATTGATCGATGAAAGTGGGTGGACAGCAAAACAAGAGCTAGAGTTTCTAGACGTATTACAGGAATGTGGTTTTGGCAATTGGGTCGATATGGCGAAAAGAATGCAAGGGAAATCTGCTGATGAATGCAAAAATCATTATCTTCAGCACTATATCGATAATCAGACTCTACCAGGATTGCCAAAAATCGAAGAAACAAGAGCAAGTTTATTTGGTTGCGAACCTGTTCCTTACTTGTATAAATTACAGGACTTGGAGGAACCTCCTAGGTTCGCACCCAATACTCTTAATTGTAAACTTCTGGCTGGATATAATCCTGCGAGATCAGACTTTGAAGTGAACTTTGATAATCATGCAGAGTTATTGATATCTGATTTAAACTACGACGAGTTTGATACAGCTGACAGTAACTATGAATTAGGAAAAGAATTGCAAATAGCTATAGTGCAAGCATATAATAACAGACTAAAGGAACGTatgagaagaagaaagattaTACGTGATCATGGATTAATAGCATTTAGAAGGACTATATCCTGGTTGCAAAGATACGAGTGTACGATAACTAGAACGCTCGCCGAgagattattaattttcatgcaATTATTTGGAGGTATAGAGTTTGATTATTTTATGGAAGGTTTACACCGTGCCGGTGAACTTAAGAATTATCTTAATAAACTTTTCGACTTTCGCAGTAATGGTTTGAGACACTTTCATAGTGTTCCaatgtttcaaaaattaaataaacttagACAGGAGAACGAGAAGGAGAGGAAACAATATTTAAGTAATCCTGAATATAGTTGGAAGACGATATTACCTGGTTgtaacattaattttaatagcaCTATACCAAGTTCGATATCACAACGAAAAACAGCGCCTCCGCTCGTAATTAAAGGTCTTCCAGGTTACGAGAAATTAAGTCCTGCCGAAAAAGAACTTTGCTCAGCCACGCGTATTGTTCCCGCTAATTACTTagattttaaacaaattttaatagcAGAGAATAAGAAGAGCGGTTGTCTTCGATTGGCACAAGCTAGGGTTCTTCTTAAAATTGATGTAAATAAAACACGTAAAATATACGACTTCCTTACAGAAAAAGGATATATAAATAAACCGAATCAATGA
- the LOC114871467 gene encoding X-linked retinitis pigmentosa GTPase regulator-like, with protein sequence MGLSDLETIPESGAVFTVGRSRFADNIASHFFIRKDPVISITCGDEHSAVICQSGRLFVFGSNDWGQLGLGHRNHISKPSCVKVLKPEKVTHVACGRAHTLICTGGQKIFACGTDQEGQLGRGTSAIGDFSSSPVLVYDSGLAGSKILQLAAGSHHSLALISDGGVFAWGSNLEGQLGLPDVSGLVNKPTKVQIPEPVKQISAGYYHSAFLTESGSVYVCGESESGKLGIDVNFSTQVTPKQMQLPSPAVHVACGGHHTVILVENGNVYCTGSNSNGQLGLGTNVTELQTPKLLSRGMLQNDTISRISCGESHTAIVTGSGKLFTCGDGRHGKLGLEENENNVHELTFVQRYKELFVSKVACGGCHTILVGQRRETNNYAQRDKETSQTEHVQKRNSLPPLKLPVNILQTEPHEDTIKAQINPENTDLPSTIKTELDNVTNNEENMNSVTDSMNNIEKVESPKESSNGTKQKTSETRGNEMEPEKASKEMPEVTEESEESKVQNENHESINEKKKVEPKVDEENNIKEETPEETNNEQNNKENNNEMSENDAADHKEISEKDTAIDNKSNTEKNDIPESVNEKIESKDTNDDKEETNAEKQMSPSSSTPPPKPPRLKPGSGNSTSGERTSSMEKEEENNKVKDDERKEDTTEKEAETKEDNEAKKQETSSMKSSTKKQESSSMKSSAKSKSSKSTRSIVDTEDAIEIDKQDDKEKTAEAERMNNDIAQDDADVVQSPAPRTGGRMSKIFKAKKPQGVENGTKSTGAVNHKPKSKACSIL encoded by the exons ATGGGCTTGTCAGACTTGGAAACGATACCCG AATCGGGTGCAGTGTTCACGGTCGGTCGAAGCAGATTCGCAGACAACATTGCATCGCATTTCTTTATACGAAAGGATCCTGTAATTAGCATTACATGCGGGGACGAACATTCTGCTGTGATTTGTC AAAGCGGCAGACTGTTCGTCTTTGGAAGTAATGATTGGGGTCAGCTTGGGCTTGGTCATAGAAACCACATTAGTAAACCATCTTGTGTAAAAG TCCTGAAGCCGGAAAAGGTCACACATGTCGCGTGTGGACGGGCACACACACTAATTTGCACAG GAGGGCAAAAGATTTTCGCCTGTGGCACCGATCAAGAAGGCCAACTAGGTCGAGGAACATCAGCTATCGGTGATTTTTCAAGTTCTCCTGTATTGGTATACGATTCGGGATTGGCTGGATCAAAGATACTTCAACTTGCTGCCGGTTCTCATCATTCCCTGGCTCTTATCAGCGACGGGGGTGTGTTTGCATGGGGTAGTAATCTCGAAGGGCAATTGGGCTTGCCCGATGTCTCCGGTTTGGTTAACAAACCAACGAAAGTGCAGATTCCTGAACCTGTAAAACAAATTAGCGCCGGTTATTACCATTCTGCATTTTTGACAG aaaGCGGTTCGGTTTACGTCTGTGGCGAGTCAGAAAGTGGAAAATTAGGGATCGATGTCAATTTTTCAACGCAAGTTACAccaaaacagatgcaattacccAGCCCTGCTGTTCATGTAGCGTGCGGTGGCCACCACACAGTTATTTTAGTTG AAAACGGAAATGTATATTGTACCGGAAGTAATTCGAATGGACAGCTCGGTTTAGGAACAAATGTCACGGAGCTTCAGACACCGAAACTTCTATCACGTGGGATGTTACAAAACGATACAATCAGTCGGATTTCTTGCGGAGAAAGTCATACAGCTATTGTGACTG GGTCTGGGAAACTTTTCACATGTGGCGATGGAAGACACGGAAAATTAGGGTTGGAAGAAAACGAGAACAACGTTCACGAACTAACTTTCGTTCAACGATATAAAGAACTCTTTGTATCAAAG GTTGCATGCGGTGGCTGTCATACAATTTTGGTTGGCCAAAGGCGAGAAACAAATAATTATGCACAAAGAGATAAAGAAACTTCACAAACg GAACACGTTCAGAAAAGAAATTCTCTTCCACCTTTAAAGCTTCCTGTAAATATATTGCAAACAGAGCCTCACGAGGATACAATAAAAGCGCAAATAAATCCAGAAAACACTGATCTTCCATCAACAATTAAAACAGAATTAGACAATGTAACGAATAACGAGGAAAATATGAACAGCGTTACAGATTCGATGAATAACATCGAAAAAGTGGAGAGTCCAAAGGAATCTTCGAATGGTACAAAACAGAAGACATCAGAGACCAGAGGAAATGAAATGGAACCGGAAAAGGCATCAAAAGAAATGCCAGAAGTCACCGAAGAGTCTGAGGAATCGAAAGTACAAAATGAAAACCACGAatcaataaatgaaaagaaaaaagttgaACCGAAAGTAGATGAAGAGAACAATATTAAAGAGGAGACTCCTgaagaaactaataatgaacaaaataaCAAAGAGAACAATAATGAAATGTCAGAGAATGATGCTGCAGATCACAAAGAAATCAGTGAAAAAGATACTGCGATAGATAATAAGTCAAATACTGAGAAGAATGATATTCCAGAATCAGTGAATGAAAAAATAGAATCGAAAGATACTAATGATgacaaagaagaaacgaatgCTGAGAAACAAATGTCTCCTTCCAGTTCCACACCACCGCCAAAACCACCGAGATTAAAGCCTGGAAGTGGGAATAGTACATCCGGTGAGAGAACATCATcgatggaaaaagaagaagaaaataacaaGGTGAAAGATGATGAGAGAAAAGAAGATACCACGGAGAAAGAGGCAGAAACAAAGGAAGATAATGAAGCGAAGAAACAGGAGACGAGTTCTATGAAATCTTCAACGAAGAAACAGGAGTCGAGTTCTATGAAATCTTCAGCGAAAAGTAAGAGTTCCAAGTCGACGAGATCGATAGTAGACACAGAAGACGCGATAGAAATCGACAAGCAGGATGACAAAGAGAAAACTGCTGAAGCAGAAAGGATGAATAATGACATTGCTCAGGACGACGCTGATGTTGTACAATCACCAGCGCCAAGAACTG gAGGTAGAATGTCCAAGATATTTAAGGCTAAGAAACCACAAGGAGTAGAAAACGGCACAAAAAGCACTGGTGCTGTAAATCACAAACCCAAG TCGAAAGCGTGTAGTATCCTGTGA
- the LOC114871471 gene encoding uncharacterized protein LOC114871471, producing MRGCLFLILCAAGMSAVVVQSYNVSISHTVENRRRIGRQNGNIRRYACPIGFFRLKRYCYYLSGGTAPWRDAYFHCKDRNATLAILDRNGKDRMLRKYLMSDQFTELERWIGGIFNWQQMAWEWGVTGEKVVFQNFGRPQTEQSKQQYAWHCITIDPALKYKWSPRSCVERKHYICEVEAGRIARRRKKTTDPFAPQNQRLKPRKKGKKYSKEPRKPTKQNKQRSWRKNFVEQNANNYWVHGVKLGSMPPSNLRMGHPKNRLRHHSNRTQANYPKVSQVVPQGPEYSAFLANGANNRYPQSLTDLGKTFSQYSGKMNELASEEVLIKP from the exons GCATGTCGGCCGTGGTGGTACAATCCTACAATGTCAGTATTAGTCATACGGTGGAGAACCGGCGTAGGATCGGCCGGCAAAACGGGAATATAAGGCGTTACGCGTGTCCCATAGGATTCTTTCGATTGAAAAGATATTGCTATTATTTAAGCGGAGGCACAGCACCCTGGAGGGATGCATACTTTCATTGCAAAGATAGAAACGCCACCCTGGCGATCCTCGACAGAAATGGAAAGGACAGAATGCTGAGGAAATATTTGATGAGCGACCAGTTCA cCGAATTAGAAAGATGGATCGGTGGAATATTTAACTGGCAACAAATGGCGTGGGAATGGGGAGTAACCGGTGAAAAAGTGGTCTTTCAGAATTTCGGCAGACCACAAACTGAACAATCTAAACAACAATACGCCTGGCACTGTATCACGATCGACCCCGCtctaaaatataaatggaGTCCACGAAGCTGCGTCGAACGAAAACATTATATATGCGAAGTGGAAGCTGGCCGCATag CCAGAAGACGCAAAAAGACGACTGATCCTTTCGCGCCGCAAAACCAAAGATTAAAGCCCCGAAAGAAGGGCAAGAAGTACTCGAAAGAACCGCGTAAGCCGACTAAACAGAACAAACAGCGATCATGGAGAAAGAATTTTGTGGAACAGAATGCGAACAACTATTGGGTGCACGGTGTTAAATTGGGTTCAATGCCACCGTCTAA CCTGAGAATGGGACACCCGAAGAACCGATTGCGACATCACTCGAATAGAACTCAAGCGAATTATCCAAAAGTGTCACAAGTCGTGCCCCAAGGACCAGAATACAGTGCATTTTTGGCTAACGGAGCCAACAATCGGTATCCACAAAGCCTAACAGACCTAGGCAAAACCTTCTCTCAATACTCTGGCAAAATGAACGAACTGGCGAGTGAAGAAGTTCTGATAAAACCTTGA
- the LOC114871470 gene encoding protein yellow-like, whose amino-acid sequence MWCLLLVAFIVVANGHDFKTIYSWNYVDFDFPNESIRDSLISSGHYIPENNMPLGLQSWNDKFFITIPRWKNGVVSNLNYISKNDQSQSPKLIPYPNWETNCIDFPGSIVSIFRTKVDACDRLWGVDTGVTDILGNATVVQPVRIFVFDLKTDKVLRVYTLKDSDQTSNSFFADAVVDVDPNNCDNAHIYISDLSGYGIVVYSWAKNDSWRITHNYFHFDPLHGDYNISGYNFQWTDGVFGLSLSTPRNDGYKTLYFHAMSGITEFSVSTEVLQDATLKRSSDYHTFHVEGKKGARSQGPTSLIDTKTGIDYFTQVSKNGIACWDTSVPLDEDSFVLVAQDNTTLVFPQDISIDPLFNMLYVLSDNLPQLMFSNYDPKTRNFFLTAADLDSLTPACKKQNSKSR is encoded by the exons ATGTGGTGCCTTTTGTTGGTCGCTTTTATTGTAGTGGCAAATGGCCACGATTTTAAAACGATTTATTCGTGGAACTACGTCGACTTTGATTTTCCAAATGAATCAATTCGAGACTCCTTAATATCCAGTGGTCATTATATTCCTGAGAATAATATGCCACTTGGACTTCAGTCTTGGAATGATAAGTTCTTTATTACGATACCACGATGGAAAAATGGTGTAGTTtctaatttgaattatatctCGAAGAATGATCAATCAC AATCTCCAAAATTAATTCCATATCCTAATTGGGAAACGAATTGCATTGATTTTCCTGGTAGTATTGTAAGTATTTTCCGCACTAAGGTTGATGCTTGTGATCGGCTTTGGGGTGTCGATACAGGTGTTACTGATATTTTAGGCAACGCCACTGTTGTACAACCCGTAAGAATCTTTGTCTTCGACCTAAAAACCGACAAG GTACTTAGAGTGTACACTCTGAAAGATTCCGACCAAACATCTAATTCGTTTTTCGCTGATGCGGTTGTCGATGTTGATCCCAATAATTGCGACAATGCTCACATTTATATTTCTGATTTGAGCGGATACGGTATAGTAGTTTATAGTTGGGCTAAGAATGACTCTTGGAGAATCACACACaactattttcattttgatccTCTTCATG GTGACTACAATATCAGTGGTTACAATTTCCAATGGACTGACGGTGTTTTTGGATTGTCTTTATCTACACCAAGAAACGATGGTTACAAAACATTGTACTTCCATGCAATGTCTGGTATCACCGAGTTTTCTGTGTCCACTGAAGTATTACAAGATGCTACATTAAAGAGATCCAGCGATTATCATACTTTCCACGTTGAGGGTAAAAAGGGTGCAAGATCTCAGGGACCAACATCCTTGATCGATACAAAAACTGGTATTGATTATTTCACTCAAGTCAGTAAAAATGGTATAGCTTGTTGGGATACTAGTGTACCCCTGGATGAAGACTCTTTtg TGCTCGTAGCTCAAGACAACACAACGTTGGTCTTCCCGCAAGATATATCCATCGATCCGTTGTTCAACATGTTATACGTACTTTCCGATAATTTGCCGCAACTTATGTTCTCAAATTACGATCCAAAGACACGTAATTTCTTCCTTACAGCGGCTGATCTTGATTCTTTGACGCCTGCATGCAAGAAACAAAATTCCAAAAGCAGATGA
- the LOC114871469 gene encoding transcriptional adapter 2-alpha-like isoform X2, with protein sequence MANPNLTDMTEEDAADLQFPKDCSSSRTEKIEHDVELEVSVVKDEIITSDPTCRVCTSALTEPYIRCALCNNMELCPSCFSNGSEIGNHRNDHDYIIIKNEFPLIDESGWTAKQELEFLDVLQECGFGNWVDMAKRMQGKSADECKNHYLQHYIDNQTLPGLPKIEETRASLFGCEPVPYLYKLQDLEEPPRFAPNTLNCKLLAGYNPARSDFEVNFDNHAELLISDLNYDEFDTADSNYELGKELQIAIVQAYNNRLKERMRRRKIIRDHGLIAFRRTISWLQRYECTITRTLAERLLIFMQLFGVMV encoded by the exons ATGGCTAATCCGAATTTGACAGATATGACAGAGGAGGATGCAGCTGATCTACAGTTTCCAAAAG ACTGCTCGTCGAGTAGAACAGAAAAGATCGAGCATGACGTAGAACTCGAGGTGTCAGTCGTGAAGGATGAAATCATTACTTCAGACCCAACATGTCGCGTATGCACATCTGCTTTGACAGAGCCGTATATTCGTTGTGCTTTGTGTAATAACATGGAATTGTGCCCCTCTTGTTTCTCCAACGGATCAGAAATTGGCAATCACAGAAACGATCATGACTATATTATCATAAAGAATGAGTTTCCATTGATCGATGAAAGTGGGTGGACAGCAAAACAAGAGCTAGAGTTTCTAGACGTATTACAGGAATGTGGTTTTGGCAATTGGGTCGATATGGCGAAAAGAATGCAAGGGAAATCTGCTGATGAATGCAAAAATCATTATCTTCAGCACTATATCGATAATCAGACTCTACCAGGATTGCCAAAAATCGAAGAAACAAGAGCAAGTTTATTTGGTTGCGAACCTGTTCCTTACTTGTATAAATTACAGGACTTGGAGGAACCTCCTAGGTTCGCACCCAATACTCTTAATTGTAAACTTCTGGCTGGATATAATCCTGCGAGATCAGACTTTGAAGTGAACTTTGATAATCATGCAGAGTTATTGATATCTGATTTAAACTACGACGAGTTTGATACAGCTGACAGTAACTATGAATTAGGAAAAGAATTGCAAATAGCTATAGTGCAAGCATATAATAACAGACTAAAGGAACGTatgagaagaagaaagattaTACGTGATCATGGATTAATAGCATTTAGAAGGACTATATCCTGGTTGCAAAGATACGAGTGTACGATAACTAGAACGCTCGCCGAgagattattaattttcatgcaATTATTTGGAG TAATGGTTTGA
- the LOC114871469 gene encoding DNA-directed RNA polymerase II subunit Rpb4-like isoform X3 produces the protein MANPNLTDMTEEDAADLQFPKEFENAETLLISEVSMLLEHRKAQNESAEEEQEFSEVFMKSLTYTNRFRRFKNKETIAAVRNLLMQKKLHKFELASLANLCPETPEEAKALIPSLEGRLEDEELRTILDDIQTKRSLQY, from the exons ATGGCTAATCCGAATTTGACAGATATGACAGAGGAGGATGCAGCTGATCTACAGTTTCCAAAAG AATTCGAAAACGCCGAGACACTGTTAATCTCGGAGGTTTCGATGCTATTGGAGCACAGAAAAGCACAGAATGAATCTGCAGAGGAGGAGCAAGAATTTTCCGAAGTTTTTATGAAGAGCTTAACTTACACAAATAGGTTCCGTCGatttaaaaacaaagaaacaatTGCGGCCGTAAGAAA CTTACTTATGCAGAAAAAGCTTCACAAATTCGAGCTGGCTTCGCTGGCGAATCTTTGCCCAGAAACACCGGAAGAAGCTAAAGCCTTGATTCCCAGTTTAGAAGGCCGCTTAGAAGACGAGGAACTTCGAACAATACTGGACGACATCCAAACAAAACGATCCCTACAATATTAG